The proteins below are encoded in one region of Aequorivita iocasae:
- a CDS encoding M42 family metallopeptidase, with product MTTSILNDKSLEFLEKYLNNAAPTGYEWEGQKIWMNYLKPYVDEFFTDTYGTAVGVINPKAKFKVVIEGHADEISWYVNYICDNGLLYVIRNGGSDHQIAPSKIVNIHTKNGIRKGVFGWPAIHTRDKAKEETPKPENIFIDVGAKDKDEVEKMGIHVGCVITYPDQFHILNEDKFVCRALDNRMGGFMIAEVAKLLHKNKVKLPFGLYITNSVQEEIGLRGAEMIAERIKPNIAIVTDVTHDTTTPMIDKKKQGLAEIGCGPVIAYAPAVQQKLRDLIVETAEKKMIPFQRAALSRATGTDTDAFAYSNGGVASALISLPLRYMHTTVEMVHRNDVENVIKLIYETLLNIKDGDTFSYFE from the coding sequence ATGACTACTTCAATATTAAATGACAAATCGCTTGAATTTTTAGAGAAATATTTAAACAATGCAGCCCCTACTGGGTATGAATGGGAAGGACAAAAAATATGGATGAACTATCTGAAACCCTACGTTGATGAATTTTTTACGGATACGTATGGAACGGCCGTGGGAGTTATAAACCCCAAGGCTAAATTTAAAGTAGTTATTGAAGGCCACGCGGATGAAATTTCGTGGTACGTTAACTATATATGTGACAATGGACTTCTGTATGTAATTAGAAATGGTGGAAGTGACCACCAAATCGCACCTTCAAAAATTGTGAATATCCACACCAAAAACGGTATAAGAAAAGGGGTTTTTGGCTGGCCAGCAATCCATACCCGTGATAAAGCTAAAGAGGAAACTCCCAAACCTGAAAATATTTTTATAGACGTGGGCGCGAAGGATAAAGATGAAGTGGAAAAAATGGGAATCCATGTGGGCTGTGTTATTACTTACCCCGACCAGTTTCATATTTTGAATGAAGATAAATTTGTATGCCGCGCTTTGGACAACCGCATGGGTGGTTTTATGATTGCCGAGGTTGCAAAGCTTCTTCACAAAAATAAAGTGAAACTTCCTTTTGGTCTTTATATAACGAATTCTGTACAGGAAGAAATTGGGCTTCGCGGTGCTGAAATGATTGCCGAACGCATAAAACCAAATATTGCAATAGTGACAGATGTTACACACGACACTACCACACCCATGATTGACAAAAAGAAACAGGGGCTGGCCGAAATTGGTTGCGGCCCAGTTATTGCCTATGCTCCAGCCGTACAACAAAAACTTCGCGATTTAATTGTAGAAACCGCCGAAAAGAAAATGATTCCCTTTCAACGTGCAGCCCTTTCCCGAGCCACTGGCACAGATACAGATGCTTTTGCGTATAGCAATGGCGGGGTGGCAAGTGCCTTGATTTCATTACCGCTTCGATATATGCACACCACTGTGGAAATGGTCCACAGGAATGATGTGGAAAATGTAATAAAACTTATCTATGAAACTTTATTGAATATTAAAGATGGTGATACATTTAGTTATTTTGAATAA
- a CDS encoding DUF4294 domain-containing protein, giving the protein MKICTPIYIPFLLLGLNAVNGQTDSEFLKKQEDSTEIMYYIIEGDTIAREIIDLDEVILLDKLKFKSEQDRRRYLILRRKTRKVYPYAKLASERLTTMTERLKTIEKSRDKKRYTKRIQKYVEGEFSEKLKKLTHTEGQILVKLIHRQTGRTAFELVKELRTGWRAFWYNTTANLFEISLKEEYRPFEVKEDYLIEDILERSFQENNLERQEPAFPIDYLDLKAHWNKKTVNN; this is encoded by the coding sequence ATGAAGATTTGCACACCTATATATATACCTTTTTTACTACTCGGTCTAAATGCCGTCAATGGGCAGACCGATAGTGAATTCTTGAAAAAACAGGAAGATTCTACGGAAATCATGTATTATATAATTGAAGGAGACACTATAGCCCGCGAAATAATAGATCTTGACGAAGTGATTCTGCTGGATAAGCTGAAATTTAAATCTGAACAAGACAGGAGACGCTATCTTATACTGCGCAGAAAAACACGTAAAGTCTATCCCTACGCAAAATTAGCCTCTGAGCGGCTGACAACAATGACCGAAAGACTCAAAACCATAGAAAAGAGCAGGGACAAAAAACGATATACCAAGCGTATCCAAAAATATGTAGAGGGTGAATTTTCTGAAAAACTAAAGAAATTGACCCATACCGAAGGGCAAATTTTAGTAAAGTTAATTCACAGACAGACCGGCCGTACCGCTTTTGAACTTGTAAAAGAGCTTCGCACTGGCTGGCGCGCCTTTTGGTATAATACAACAGCCAACCTTTTTGAAATCTCACTTAAGGAAGAGTACAGACCTTTTGAAGTAAAGGAAGATTATTTAATTGAAGATATTTTAGAAAGATCCTTTCAAGAAAACAACCTTGAACGCCAAGAGCCCGCTTTCCCAATCGACTATTTAGACCTCAAGGCTCATTGGAACAAAAAAACTGTTAATAACTAA
- a CDS encoding T9SS type A sorting domain-containing protein: MKNITSFKKIISIVLILITVSLSGQERIAVIQDSQVRLLDTENGDIIDPSFISLDSGTPKALIQVAEEIWVGYQLADKIDRFDLDGNFLSSIDTGLDNIRGLSIVNGIEVWVCNSGTNNGAPGDAIIRFDFDGNNLGFFPTTPQSDSPFDIIDTGAGEVYISYSGTNNIERRDYSGAFLGNIVDQGVVNFIQQIEIEEPGVILAAVFSIISGGNQNGLYRFSETDGSIIDYWSLGNLRGVAKLGNGDILWSSGAGISKLNPATGVSVLISGGSAQYFGRFNLDGCVTPATPTGDPMQTFVQGATLADIVVDPIDVTWFATEADAMNNTNPLPLNTLLEDGETYYAVNIVDGCLSEPFAVTVTVTLSINEFSEANFSYYPNPTKDKLTLKHSSEISEISISNLLGQNILVLHPQNSEVELNLTFLPKGIYLITLSANEAKKTINIIKE, encoded by the coding sequence ATGAAAAATATTACCTCCTTTAAAAAAATTATTTCGATAGTTTTAATTTTGATAACTGTTTCCTTATCTGGGCAGGAAAGGATTGCAGTAATACAGGACTCACAGGTTCGATTACTTGATACTGAAAATGGCGATATAATTGATCCATCATTTATTTCTTTGGATTCTGGAACTCCGAAGGCATTAATTCAGGTAGCGGAAGAAATTTGGGTGGGATATCAATTGGCAGACAAGATTGATCGATTTGATCTCGACGGAAATTTTTTGAGTTCTATTGATACTGGTTTGGACAATATCCGAGGTTTATCCATTGTAAACGGAATTGAGGTGTGGGTATGTAACTCAGGAACCAATAACGGTGCGCCGGGTGATGCCATTATACGTTTTGACTTTGACGGAAATAATCTAGGTTTTTTCCCTACAACGCCACAATCAGACTCTCCCTTTGATATTATTGATACCGGAGCTGGAGAAGTGTATATTTCCTATAGCGGAACCAATAATATTGAAAGGCGCGATTATAGTGGTGCTTTTTTGGGAAATATTGTCGATCAAGGTGTGGTAAATTTTATCCAACAAATAGAAATTGAAGAGCCCGGTGTGATTTTGGCGGCCGTATTTAGTATTATAAGTGGCGGAAATCAGAACGGTCTATATCGTTTTTCGGAAACTGACGGATCAATAATTGATTATTGGAGCTTAGGTAATTTAAGAGGTGTTGCCAAATTAGGAAATGGAGATATTTTATGGTCTAGTGGTGCGGGAATAAGTAAATTAAATCCAGCTACGGGCGTGAGTGTTTTAATAAGTGGCGGCTCGGCCCAATATTTTGGGAGATTCAATCTGGACGGTTGTGTAACCCCAGCAACTCCTACAGGAGATCCCATGCAAACTTTTGTACAGGGGGCAACATTAGCCGATATAGTAGTAGACCCAATAGATGTTACTTGGTTTGCTACCGAAGCTGATGCGATGAACAATACCAACCCATTGCCTTTAAATACTCTTTTGGAGGACGGGGAAACCTATTACGCAGTAAATATTGTAGACGGATGTTTAAGCGAGCCTTTTGCCGTAACTGTTACAGTTACTTTAAGTATTAATGAGTTTAGCGAAGCTAATTTTAGCTATTATCCGAATCCAACCAAAGATAAATTGACATTGAAGCATTCTTCCGAAATTTCTGAAATTTCCATTAGTAATTTATTAGGACAAAATATACTTGTTTTGCACCCACAAAATTCTGAAGTTGAATTAAACTTAACCTTTTTGCCAAAGGGAATTTACTTAATAACCCTGAGTGCAAATGAAGCTAAAAAGACGATTAATATTATTAAAGAATAA
- a CDS encoding ZIP family metal transporter — protein MNYLLLFLSVAFGYVIALFLKKRELRNMEVFLAFSGAFLLSITVFELLPEVFETPSKNIGVFIMIGILLQIFLEFFSKGAEHGHVHLHSENKHFPWILFISLSIHAFIEGFPISEENNLMIAIIIHKIPVAIILSFFFITAGYRRSTTLLFLFFFALMTPLGNFISKNYDIVHLYETEITAVVIGIFLHVSTTILFESSKNHKFNLTKMTAVVVAVLIAYLL, from the coding sequence ATGAATTATTTATTGCTTTTCCTTTCAGTTGCATTTGGTTATGTAATTGCATTATTTCTTAAGAAAAGAGAATTGAGGAATATGGAAGTTTTTCTTGCTTTTAGTGGAGCTTTCCTTTTATCAATTACTGTATTTGAATTATTGCCAGAGGTTTTTGAAACACCATCAAAAAACATTGGTGTTTTCATAATGATAGGAATTTTATTGCAAATATTCCTTGAATTCTTCTCCAAAGGGGCAGAACATGGGCACGTGCATCTACATTCCGAAAACAAGCATTTTCCTTGGATCTTATTTATAAGCCTCAGTATTCATGCGTTTATAGAAGGTTTTCCAATTTCGGAAGAAAATAATCTGATGATCGCAATTATCATCCATAAAATTCCGGTAGCAATTATTCTTTCTTTCTTTTTCATAACAGCCGGCTATCGTAGGTCCACAACATTATTATTTTTATTCTTTTTTGCATTGATGACCCCCCTGGGAAATTTTATTTCTAAAAACTACGATATTGTTCATTTATATGAAACTGAAATAACTGCAGTTGTAATTGGTATCTTTCTTCATGTTTCAACCACGATACTTTTTGAAAGTTCAAAAAATCACAAATTTAATCTTACCAAAATGACAGCTGTAGTTGTGGCAGTACTTATAGCGTATTTATTATAA
- a CDS encoding class I SAM-dependent methyltransferase codes for MQKEKDNWYASWFNTPYYHILYKDRNHREAALFMNQLTEFLNLKPADSILDLACGKGRHAKYLYKQGFDVTGVDLSRESIQHAKQYEKPGLHFEVHDMCLPYPKKFDAVFNLFTSFGYFENEVDNLRTIKSIKAELNPNGCGVIDFLNVELAIKNLVASEKKKVGDILFHIEKYLEDGYIVKKIRFSDKGEDYLFTERVKALTLTDFQEYFEEAAIELKHTFGDYHLNKFDKKSSERLILIFN; via the coding sequence ATGCAAAAAGAAAAAGACAACTGGTACGCTTCGTGGTTCAACACTCCTTATTACCACATACTTTACAAAGACCGAAACCACAGGGAAGCGGCACTTTTTATGAACCAGCTTACCGAATTTTTAAACTTGAAACCAGCAGATTCTATCTTGGATTTGGCCTGTGGCAAAGGGCGCCATGCAAAATATCTGTATAAGCAAGGTTTTGATGTTACGGGCGTAGATCTTTCCAGAGAAAGCATTCAGCACGCAAAACAATATGAAAAACCGGGCCTTCACTTTGAAGTCCACGATATGTGCTTACCCTATCCGAAAAAATTTGATGCGGTTTTTAATCTTTTTACCAGTTTTGGATATTTCGAAAACGAAGTAGACAATCTACGTACCATTAAGTCCATAAAAGCTGAGTTAAACCCCAATGGCTGTGGTGTAATTGATTTTCTGAATGTGGAATTGGCAATTAAAAATTTGGTTGCCAGTGAAAAGAAAAAAGTGGGCGACATCCTATTTCATATTGAAAAATATTTAGAAGATGGATATATCGTAAAAAAAATAAGATTCTCTGACAAAGGCGAGGATTATCTCTTCACCGAACGCGTAAAGGCATTGACTTTAACAGATTTTCAAGAATATTTTGAAGAAGCTGCTATTGAACTTAAGCATACATTTGGTGATTATCATTTAAATAAATTTGACAAAAAGAGTTCCGAACGCCTAATATTAATTTTTAATTGA
- a CDS encoding THUMP domain-containing class I SAM-dependent RNA methyltransferase, which translates to MTKNFKMVAKTLFGMEELLAQELRQLGASSIEIGTRNVSFEGDTGFMYKANLCCRTAIKILKPITAFNIFTEEDLYKKIYEMPWENFMDVKGTLAVNATVFSDVFTHSQYIALKTKDAIVDRFRDREGVRPDVDLDHPTLRINIHIDRNICTVSLDSSGESLHKRGYKVESTLAPINEVLAAGVLMLSGWQGQCDFLDPMCGGGTILTEAAMIACNIPPNLNREEFGFETWPDFDVDLYEKIEEAALKKVRDFPHKIYGFDTDPVAIKKAKENIKSANLQDFIDVKQQDFFESEKENDKPLYIVFNPPYDERISVKDVETFYSSIGNTLKRGYPGTQAWMITSNMEALKFVGLRPSKKIKLFNGKLESKLVRYEMYEGSRKASKQ; encoded by the coding sequence ATGACAAAGAATTTTAAAATGGTTGCCAAGACCCTTTTTGGGATGGAAGAACTGCTGGCACAGGAACTTCGCCAATTGGGCGCTTCTTCTATTGAGATTGGTACGCGAAACGTTTCCTTTGAAGGCGATACTGGATTTATGTACAAAGCAAATCTTTGCTGCCGCACGGCCATTAAAATATTGAAACCGATTACAGCCTTCAATATTTTTACTGAGGAAGATCTATATAAAAAGATTTATGAGATGCCGTGGGAAAACTTTATGGACGTGAAAGGTACTCTTGCCGTAAACGCAACTGTTTTTTCCGATGTTTTCACACATTCGCAATACATTGCCCTTAAAACGAAAGATGCTATTGTAGACAGATTTAGAGATAGGGAAGGGGTACGGCCTGATGTAGATTTAGACCACCCTACGCTTCGTATAAATATTCATATTGACAGAAATATTTGTACCGTTTCCTTAGACAGTTCGGGGGAATCACTACATAAACGTGGTTATAAAGTTGAAAGTACATTGGCACCCATAAATGAGGTGCTGGCAGCAGGTGTGCTTATGCTTTCGGGCTGGCAAGGGCAGTGCGATTTTCTGGATCCCATGTGTGGGGGAGGAACAATCCTTACGGAAGCGGCAATGATAGCTTGCAACATTCCCCCAAACTTAAACCGTGAAGAATTCGGTTTTGAGACTTGGCCAGATTTTGATGTAGATCTTTACGAAAAGATTGAAGAAGCCGCATTAAAAAAGGTTCGGGATTTTCCGCATAAAATTTATGGATTTGACACAGATCCAGTGGCTATAAAAAAGGCAAAGGAAAACATAAAAAGCGCAAACCTTCAGGATTTTATTGATGTAAAGCAACAGGATTTCTTTGAAAGTGAAAAGGAAAATGATAAACCGCTTTATATCGTTTTCAATCCACCGTATGATGAGCGTATTTCCGTGAAGGATGTGGAAACATTTTACAGTTCTATTGGTAACACTTTAAAACGTGGTTATCCTGGTACACAGGCTTGGATGATTACTTCAAATATGGAGGCTTTGAAATTTGTGGGGCTTCGACCTTCAAAAAAGATAAAGCTTTTTAATGGAAAGTTAGAATCTAAACTTGTACGTTATGAAATGTATGAGGGCAGTAGGAAGGCAAGTAAACAGTGA
- a CDS encoding DUF6048 family protein — protein sequence MMKIAPILLCCISIFCGTHASVAQNNKENATDTVPKIEKYGIRVGADLAKPLRTLIEDGYSGFEVMGDFRVTKKFYAAVELGNESKDWVEPYVSSKTNGSYAKIGFDYNAYENWLGMENAITLGLRYGFSTFKQELLSYRIYTDNPAFPAETINDPQEFSGLNAHWAEFILGIKTEIVNNLYLSINVQLKRKISETEPDNFANLYIPGFNRTYDYSEFGVGYVYSVSYLIPIFKKKEVSQEKSE from the coding sequence ATGATGAAAATAGCGCCCATATTACTGTGCTGCATTAGTATTTTTTGCGGTACGCACGCAAGCGTGGCGCAAAACAATAAAGAAAATGCAACTGACACGGTTCCGAAAATTGAAAAGTATGGCATTCGTGTGGGTGCAGATCTTGCAAAACCGTTGCGAACTTTAATTGAAGACGGCTATTCCGGTTTTGAAGTGATGGGCGATTTCAGGGTGACCAAAAAGTTTTATGCCGCTGTGGAATTGGGGAACGAATCGAAAGATTGGGTAGAGCCTTACGTTTCGTCAAAAACCAATGGAAGCTACGCCAAAATAGGTTTTGATTACAATGCATATGAAAATTGGTTGGGAATGGAAAATGCAATCACACTTGGTTTACGGTACGGTTTCTCAACCTTTAAACAAGAATTACTGAGTTATAGAATCTATACGGATAATCCCGCCTTTCCTGCGGAAACTATTAATGACCCCCAGGAATTCAGTGGTTTGAACGCGCATTGGGCTGAATTTATTTTGGGAATTAAAACTGAAATAGTAAACAATCTTTACCTGTCCATAAATGTTCAACTAAAAAGAAAAATCTCAGAAACCGAACCAGATAATTTTGCTAACCTATATATTCCCGGTTTCAACAGAACGTATGATTATAGTGAGTTTGGGGTAGGTTATGTATATTCAGTTTCATATTTAATTCCTATCTTCAAAAAGAAAGAGGTTTCCCAAGAAAAATCAGAATAG
- a CDS encoding DUF6452 family protein → MIKKIIASILIIFTFKGCTKDDICPPDTATTPNLIINFKDITNPANAKKVNLLSVITNNIDSVEVVKLANTDSIAIPLNTNSDTTNYLFKRSIVSGSDTIKNFDKVRFVYQRRNLYVTRACGYKSEYFNLDKNLEEEGAENWIQEIILLRDTVNDENSAHITVLH, encoded by the coding sequence ATGATCAAAAAAATAATTGCATCCATACTTATAATCTTCACCTTTAAAGGCTGTACAAAAGATGATATTTGCCCACCAGATACCGCAACTACGCCAAATTTAATCATCAATTTTAAAGATATAACAAATCCTGCCAATGCAAAGAAAGTTAATTTGCTATCGGTAATTACAAATAATATTGACTCTGTTGAGGTTGTAAAGCTTGCAAACACAGATTCTATAGCAATCCCCCTGAACACAAATTCCGACACCACTAACTATCTTTTTAAAAGAAGCATTGTTTCAGGAAGCGATACCATTAAGAATTTTGATAAAGTAAGGTTCGTTTACCAACGCCGCAATTTATATGTTACCCGCGCCTGTGGTTACAAAAGTGAATATTTTAATTTGGATAAAAATTTAGAAGAAGAAGGAGCCGAGAATTGGATTCAGGAAATTATACTACTAAGAGATACCGTTAATGATGAAAATAGCGCCCATATTACTGTGCTGCATTAG
- the rlmD gene encoding 23S rRNA (uracil(1939)-C(5))-methyltransferase RlmD, protein MGRRNNRVLFENIEVIDAGAKGKAVAKAPDGKVVFIDNAVPGDTVIVQTHKKRKAYYEGSAITITKYSEKRVEPVCPHFGTCGGCKWQNMGYEHQLFFKQKEIEQNLKRIGKVELPEIKPILGSENQYFYRNKMEFSFSDNKWLTLEQIKSDKVIENRNALGFHIPGMWDKILDLDICYLQADPSNAIRDFIKAKAEKLNLSFFNTRNQEGFLRTLMIRTSSTGEIMVLVQFFHEDEENRNLLLSAVAKEFPQITSLLYVINSKGNDTLYDQDIKLFSGRDHIFEEMEGLKFKINAKSFYQTNSEQAYELYKITRNFAELSGKELVYDLYTGTGTIAQFVAKKAKKVIGVEAVPDAIEAAKENAQLNNIQNVEFYVGDMKKVFNEEFINTHGKPDVVITDPPRDGMHADVVSQLLNLGAPKIVYVSCNSATQARDLALLDSNYKVLKVQPVDMFPQTHHVENVVLLKKRES, encoded by the coding sequence ATGGGAAGACGAAACAACAGAGTACTTTTTGAAAATATTGAGGTAATTGATGCGGGAGCAAAAGGAAAAGCCGTGGCAAAGGCCCCGGATGGAAAAGTAGTTTTTATTGACAACGCTGTACCCGGCGATACCGTTATTGTACAGACCCATAAAAAGCGAAAAGCATATTATGAAGGCTCTGCAATTACGATTACAAAATATTCCGAGAAAAGAGTCGAGCCTGTTTGTCCACATTTCGGAACCTGCGGGGGTTGCAAATGGCAAAATATGGGCTATGAGCACCAACTTTTTTTTAAGCAAAAAGAAATTGAACAAAATTTAAAGCGTATCGGCAAAGTAGAATTACCGGAAATTAAACCTATTCTGGGTTCCGAAAATCAATATTTCTATCGCAACAAGATGGAGTTTTCCTTTAGCGATAACAAATGGCTGACTTTGGAACAGATTAAAAGCGATAAAGTTATTGAAAACCGAAATGCTTTGGGATTTCATATTCCTGGAATGTGGGATAAGATTCTGGATCTCGATATCTGTTATCTCCAAGCCGATCCAAGTAACGCCATCCGCGATTTTATAAAAGCCAAAGCCGAAAAATTAAATCTTTCTTTTTTTAACACTCGAAATCAGGAAGGTTTTTTAAGAACACTGATGATACGTACTTCTTCGACGGGCGAAATAATGGTTTTGGTCCAGTTCTTTCACGAAGATGAAGAAAACAGAAATTTACTTTTAAGCGCTGTTGCAAAAGAATTTCCACAGATTACTTCCCTGTTATATGTAATCAATTCAAAAGGGAATGATACGCTATATGATCAAGATATTAAACTTTTCTCCGGAAGAGACCATATTTTTGAGGAAATGGAAGGTTTGAAATTTAAAATAAACGCCAAATCCTTTTACCAAACGAACAGCGAACAAGCCTACGAGCTTTATAAAATAACCCGTAATTTTGCCGAGTTAAGTGGTAAGGAACTGGTTTACGATCTTTATACGGGAACGGGAACAATTGCTCAATTCGTCGCCAAAAAAGCCAAAAAGGTGATTGGTGTTGAGGCAGTCCCCGATGCTATTGAAGCTGCCAAAGAAAACGCGCAATTAAACAATATTCAAAACGTTGAATTCTACGTGGGCGACATGAAAAAAGTTTTTAATGAGGAATTTATCAATACCCACGGGAAACCGGATGTTGTTATCACCGATCCGCCCCGCGACGGGATGCATGCTGATGTGGTTTCGCAATTACTGAACTTGGGCGCTCCTAAAATTGTTTACGTAAGTTGCAATAGCGCAACCCAAGCGCGTGATTTGGCGCTTTTGGATTCAAATTATAAGGTTTTGAAAGTACAGCCTGTAGATATGTTTCCACAGACCCATCACGTAGAAAATGTTGTACTTTTGAAAAAACGAGAATCATAA
- the rocD gene encoding ornithine--oxo-acid transaminase: MSVLEQTASQKAIDLENKYGAHNYHPLPVVLSRGEGVYVWDVEGKKYYDFLSAYSAVNQGHCHPKIVGAMTEQAKKLTLTSRAFYNDMLGKYEKFACEFFNFDKLLPMNTGAEAVETALKICRKWAYEKKGIDENEAEIVVCENNFHGRTTTIISFSNDPVARKNFGPYTKGFIKIEYDNLEQLEKHLESNKNIAGFLVEPIQGEAGVYVPSEGYLSKAKALCEKHNVLFIADEVQTGIARTGKLLAVDHENVKPNLLILGKALSGGAYPVSAVLANDDVMNVIKPGNHGSTFGGNPVAAAVAIAALSVVKDEKLAENAENLGQIFRNELNMYIEKSNIAKLVRGKGLLNAILINDSEDSDTAWNICLKLRDNGLLAKPTHGNIIRFAPPLVMNETQLRECVSIIIETLKTFE; this comes from the coding sequence ATGTCAGTCTTAGAGCAAACAGCTTCACAAAAAGCTATCGATTTAGAAAACAAATACGGAGCCCATAACTATCACCCATTGCCAGTAGTCTTGAGCAGGGGAGAGGGTGTGTATGTTTGGGATGTGGAAGGTAAGAAATACTACGATTTTCTTTCGGCCTATTCTGCGGTTAACCAAGGACATTGCCACCCAAAAATTGTGGGTGCAATGACTGAACAGGCAAAAAAGTTGACGCTTACTTCACGTGCATTTTATAATGATATGCTTGGAAAGTATGAAAAATTTGCCTGTGAGTTTTTTAATTTCGATAAGTTACTTCCAATGAATACGGGTGCCGAAGCAGTGGAAACTGCCTTGAAAATATGTAGAAAATGGGCTTATGAAAAAAAAGGCATTGATGAAAATGAAGCAGAAATAGTAGTTTGCGAAAATAATTTTCACGGAAGGACTACCACCATTATTTCTTTTAGTAACGATCCTGTGGCACGTAAAAATTTTGGGCCCTATACCAAAGGTTTCATAAAAATAGAATACGACAATCTTGAGCAACTTGAGAAGCATTTGGAAAGCAATAAAAATATCGCAGGTTTCCTTGTAGAGCCCATTCAGGGGGAGGCTGGAGTTTACGTACCTTCGGAAGGCTATTTAAGCAAAGCAAAGGCCTTGTGCGAAAAACATAATGTGCTTTTTATTGCCGATGAAGTACAGACAGGTATTGCCCGTACCGGTAAATTACTTGCTGTTGACCACGAAAACGTTAAGCCCAATCTCTTAATTTTGGGTAAAGCCTTGAGTGGCGGCGCTTATCCGGTTTCTGCGGTTCTTGCCAATGATGATGTGATGAATGTAATAAAACCTGGAAATCACGGTTCCACTTTTGGTGGAAACCCTGTGGCGGCTGCCGTTGCAATAGCTGCACTAAGTGTAGTTAAAGATGAAAAACTTGCCGAAAATGCTGAAAATCTTGGACAGATATTCCGAAACGAACTGAATATGTATATTGAAAAAAGCAATATTGCAAAATTGGTTCGTGGAAAAGGCTTGCTGAACGCTATTTTAATAAATGATTCTGAAGACAGCGATACTGCCTGGAATATTTGTTTAAAGCTGCGTGACAATGGTTTGCTTGCAAAACCTACCCACGGTAACATCATTCGTTTTGCACCTCCTTTAGTAATGAACGAGACACAGTTGCGGGAATGTGTTTCTATCATAATTGAAACGTTAAAGACCTTTGAGTAA
- a CDS encoding CCC motif membrane protein, with translation MEQQKLPNATLILVFGIISIVTCCCYGLGLIFGIVAIVMAGKATKVYMANPEIYTGYQNVKTGKILSIIGIILSAIYLVYVIYLFSTLGMEGIMNMNEELMKEYGM, from the coding sequence ATGGAACAACAAAAACTACCCAACGCAACCTTAATTCTCGTCTTTGGAATTATTTCTATTGTAACCTGTTGTTGTTATGGACTAGGTCTTATTTTTGGAATTGTTGCTATTGTAATGGCCGGCAAAGCCACTAAAGTCTATATGGCCAATCCAGAAATTTATACAGGCTATCAAAATGTTAAAACTGGAAAAATACTTTCCATTATTGGAATTATTCTCAGTGCAATTTATTTGGTATATGTAATCTACCTCTTTTCCACTTTGGGAATGGAAGGTATTATGAATATGAATGAAGAGCTTATGAAAGAATACGGTATGTAG
- a CDS encoding DUF2752 domain-containing protein, whose amino-acid sequence MFLKGIEDYMIPCINKKIFGIECLGCGMQRATALLFSGQFEAAFKIYPAIYTIFLLLAVILFNFFVKFKFDYHLKIGLILLNALVMIISYFIKMSHFM is encoded by the coding sequence ATGTTCCTAAAGGGCATAGAAGATTATATGATTCCTTGTATAAACAAGAAAATCTTCGGTATAGAATGTTTGGGCTGTGGCATGCAACGTGCGACAGCCCTTCTTTTTTCCGGTCAGTTTGAGGCGGCCTTTAAAATATATCCAGCCATTTATACTATTTTTCTGCTGCTGGCTGTAATTTTGTTTAATTTTTTTGTGAAATTTAAATTTGATTATCATTTAAAAATTGGACTTATACTTCTGAATGCCCTTGTGATGATAATAAGTTATTTCATCAAAATGAGCCATTTTATGTAA